The Fragaria vesca subsp. vesca linkage group LG2, FraVesHawaii_1.0, whole genome shotgun sequence genome includes a window with the following:
- the LOC101302997 gene encoding OTU domain-containing protein 6B-like isoform 1, whose protein sequence is MLCHSPQLGFPNRRASLESDRRDSSAASTLTPILSQVAAMEDAQEVSETMSESSSGKIQETRDEMLSRHRKETSKLQDKEIQLKKAAAKGSKAEQKAKKKQVEEEISRLSAELKEKQAEELALLGYSSSNNGGEKSNLDTLVKAIAGVSVSSQPESAKPSKSSKRKVKRAQEDAAREQRIQEEQSNLVSDRMVEDEKLEEKLEPLGLTINEIKPDGHCLYRAIQDQLAHHSGGSSPYTYQELREMVAAYMRKHAPDFLPFFLSDNQVDGDSDESLAERFENYCKEVESTAAWGGQLELGALTHCLKKPIMVYSGSFPDVEMGKEYKSESGNGSVSSIMLSYHKHAFGLGEHYNSVVPI, encoded by the exons ATGCTTTGTCACTCTCCTCAATTAGGGTTTCCAAACAGAAGAGCCTCATTGGAATCGGACCGCCGAGACTCGTCTGCGGCGTCAACGTTGACCCCAATACTCTCACA GGTTGCTGCAATGGAGGATGCCCAAGAAGTATCTGAGACAATGTCAGAGAGCTCATCAGGAAAGATACAGGAAACTCGCGATGAAATGCTCTCCAGGCACAG GAAAGAGACTTCAAAGTTGCAGGACAAGGAAATTCAATTGAAAAAGGCAGCAGCAAAAGGTAGCAAGGCCGAACAAAAAGCTAAGAAAAAGCAGGTGGAGGAAGAGATTTCTCGACTTTCTGCTGAGCTTAAGGAAAAACAAGCCGAAGAACTTGCATTATTAGGCTATAGCAGCAGTAACAATGGAGGTGAAAAGAGTAATCTGGATACTTTAGTGAAGGCCATAGCTGGTGTTTCTGTCAGCAGTCAACCTGAGAGTGCAAAGCCTAGCAAGAGTTCAAAGAGAAAAGTGAAAAGGGCCCAGGAGGATGCAGCAAGGGAGCAAAGAATTCAAGAAGAGCAGAGCAACTTAGTAAGTGATCGAATGGTTGAGGATGAGAAACTAGAAGAAAAGCTTGAACCCCTAGGTTTGACTATCAATGAGATAAAGCCTGATGGTCATTGCCTCTACCGAGCTATCCAGGATCAGCTGGCCCACCATTCTGGAGGCTCATCCCCTTACACATACCAAGAGCTTCGAGAAATGGTGGCAGCTTATATGAGGAAGCATGCACCTGATTTTCTCCCATTCTTCTTGTCAGACAACCAAGTCGATGGTGATTCTGATGAATCGCTTGCTGAAAGGTTTGAGAATTACTGTAAGGAAGTGGAGTCAACAGCAGCATGGGGAGGACAGCTAGAGCTTGGGGCTTTAACTCACTGCCTTAAAAAGCCTATCATGGTATACTCAGGATCATTCCCTGATGTGGAGATGGGTAAGGAGTACAAATCTGAGAGTGGAAATGGTTCTGTTTCTAGTATTATGTTGTCATATCATAAGCACGCCTTCGGGCTTGGAGAGCACTATAATTCTGTGGTCCCTATATAA
- the LOC101302997 gene encoding OTU domain-containing protein 6B-like isoform 2, translating to MPKKYLRQCQRAHQERYRKLAMKCSPGTDICFIYRKETSKLQDKEIQLKKAAAKGSKAEQKAKKKQVEEEISRLSAELKEKQAEELALLGYSSSNNGGEKSNLDTLVKAIAGVSVSSQPESAKPSKSSKRKVKRAQEDAAREQRIQEEQSNLVSDRMVEDEKLEEKLEPLGLTINEIKPDGHCLYRAIQDQLAHHSGGSSPYTYQELREMVAAYMRKHAPDFLPFFLSDNQVDGDSDESLAERFENYCKEVESTAAWGGQLELGALTHCLKKPIMVYSGSFPDVEMGKEYKSESGNGSVSSIMLSYHKHAFGLGEHYNSVVPI from the exons ATGCCCAAGAAGTATCTGAGACAATGTCAGAGAGCTCATCAGGAAAGATACAGGAAACTCGCGATGAAATGCTCTCCAGGCACAG ACATTTGTTTTATATACAGGAAAGAGACTTCAAAGTTGCAGGACAAGGAAATTCAATTGAAAAAGGCAGCAGCAAAAGGTAGCAAGGCCGAACAAAAAGCTAAGAAAAAGCAGGTGGAGGAAGAGATTTCTCGACTTTCTGCTGAGCTTAAGGAAAAACAAGCCGAAGAACTTGCATTATTAGGCTATAGCAGCAGTAACAATGGAGGTGAAAAGAGTAATCTGGATACTTTAGTGAAGGCCATAGCTGGTGTTTCTGTCAGCAGTCAACCTGAGAGTGCAAAGCCTAGCAAGAGTTCAAAGAGAAAAGTGAAAAGGGCCCAGGAGGATGCAGCAAGGGAGCAAAGAATTCAAGAAGAGCAGAGCAACTTAGTAAGTGATCGAATGGTTGAGGATGAGAAACTAGAAGAAAAGCTTGAACCCCTAGGTTTGACTATCAATGAGATAAAGCCTGATGGTCATTGCCTCTACCGAGCTATCCAGGATCAGCTGGCCCACCATTCTGGAGGCTCATCCCCTTACACATACCAAGAGCTTCGAGAAATGGTGGCAGCTTATATGAGGAAGCATGCACCTGATTTTCTCCCATTCTTCTTGTCAGACAACCAAGTCGATGGTGATTCTGATGAATCGCTTGCTGAAAGGTTTGAGAATTACTGTAAGGAAGTGGAGTCAACAGCAGCATGGGGAGGACAGCTAGAGCTTGGGGCTTTAACTCACTGCCTTAAAAAGCCTATCATGGTATACTCAGGATCATTCCCTGATGTGGAGATGGGTAAGGAGTACAAATCTGAGAGTGGAAATGGTTCTGTTTCTAGTATTATGTTGTCATATCATAAGCACGCCTTCGGGCTTGGAGAGCACTATAATTCTGTGGTCCCTATATAA
- the LOC101291992 gene encoding uncharacterized protein LOC101291992 has translation MPLENFFKLNVDGTRTSPSGKIGAGGVIRNHCGDWIIGFQINYGVGEILDVEPWGCFHGVKLVVDLNIRNLVIESDYAVLVQLMLNSAFDIHPLGSLHGCKNLMNKMDDAQLSHIFQRVQCHD, from the coding sequence ATGCCTCTTGAGAACTTTTTCAAGTTGAATGTTGATGGAACTAGGACTTCTCCTTCTGGTAAAATAGGTGCTGGTGGTGTTATTAGAAATCATTGTGGAGACTGGATTATTGGATTTCAAATTAATTATGGAGTTGGTGAAATCTTGGATGTTGAACCCTGGGGTTGTTTTCATGGTGTAAAGTTGGTTGTTGATTTGAATATCAGAAACTTAGTGATTGAATCTGATTATGCTGTCTTGGTTCAACTGATGCTCAATTCTGCTTTTGATATTCATCCCCTGGGCTCCCTTCATGGATGCAAAAATTTGATGAACAAGATGGATGATGCTCAGCTTTCTCACATCTTTCAGCGAGTGCAATGCCACGACTGA
- the LOC101303762 gene encoding serine/threonine-protein kinase HT1-like → MDLTEGVGESSSPPRSFVSFNNYDVRNDVYSRLVESGHPLALTQPDFRDQLDAHFNRLPASYGLDVNMDRVEDVLLHQKLLALAKDPEKRPVYHVRFLESISTAGTDDDEDEQFTTSVSTSRLSCNEINEGSAQPHDRLGDLNLDVKKNTQDVDERDLLERFPKRQDTSRILTHEVIFSSIDKPKLLSQLSALLSDIGLNIREAHVFSTTDGYSLDVFVVDGWPVEETDGLNEAMEKAVARSEGSWSRSSHSHSAGEKMILAQEKPGSWEIDRRLLKIGERIASGSCGDLHRGIYHGQDVAVKILRSEHLNAALEDEFAQEVAILREVHHRNVVRFIGACTKSPHLCIVTEYMPGGSLYDYLHKSRNVLKLSELLKFAIHVCKGMEYLHHNDIIHRDLKTANLLMDSNKVVKVADFGVARFQTQGGVMTAETGTYRWMAPEVINHQPYDQKADVFSFAIVLWELVTAKVPYDTMTPLQAALGVRQGLRPELPTNAHPKLLELMQRCWDAVPSNRPAFSDIAVELETLAQEVQGNSEAANGT, encoded by the exons ATGGATTTGACTGAGGGCGTCGGAGAGAGCTCGTCGCCGCCGAGGAGCTTTGTGAGCTTCAATAACTACGATGTGAGGAACGACGTCTATAGCCGATTGGTGGAGAGCGGTCATCCTCTGGCTTTGACTCAACCGGACTTCCGTGACCAGTTGGACGCTCACTTCAATCGCTTGCCTGCTAG TTATGGGCTTGACGTAAACATGGACCGAGTCGAAGATGTTTTGCTGCATCAGAAGCTTCTTGCGTTGGCAAAGGATCCGGAGAAACGGCCTGTTTATCATGTCCGTTTCTTGGAG AGCATCTCTACGGCGGGGACGGATGATGATGAGGATGAACAATTCACTACTAGTGTTTCAACCTCAAGGCTATCATGTAATGAAATCAATGAGGGATCTGCGCAACCACATGATAG GCTCGGAGACCTAAATTTGGACGTTAAAAAGAATACTCAGGATGTTGATGAAAGAGATCTGCTGGAGAGATTTCCCAAAAG GCAAGATACATCGCGTATACTCACTCATGAAGTAATTTTTTCATCCATTGACAAGCCTAAGCTTCTTAGCCAG CTTTCTGCGTTACTTTCAGATATAGGACTTAACATCCGTGAAGCACATGTCTTCTCGACCACTGATGGCTACTCCTTGGATGTATTTGTGGTGGATGGATGGCCTGTTGAG GAAACAGATGGTTTAAATGAAGCTATGGAAAAAGCAGTTGCTAGAAGTGAG GGATCGTGGTCAAGATCTTCACATTCCCATTCAGCTGGAGAGAAAATGATTTTGGCACAAGAAAAACCTGGAAGCTGGGAAATAGACAGGAGACTGTTGAAGATAGGAGAAAGAATTGCATCTGGATCCTGTGGAGATTT GCACCGTGGAATTTATCATGGTCAAGATGTTGCTGTTAAGATTCTACGATCTGAGCATTTAAATGCTGCTCTAGAGGATGAGTTTGCTCAAGAAGTGGCCATTCTAAG AGAGGTCCATCACAGAAATGTTGTGCGTTTTATTGGTGCATGCACGAAGTCTCCACATTTATGCATAGTGACAG AGTACATGCCTGGTGGAAGTCTCTATGATTATTTGCACAAGAGTCGTAATGTCTTGAAGCTTTCTGAACTGCTAAAGTTTGCAATTCATGTGTGCAAAGGAATGGAGTATTTGCATCATAATGACATCATCCATAGGGATTTGAAGACAGCAAATCTGCTAATGGACAGTAACAAG GTTGTAAAGGTGGCCGATTTTGGTGTTGCTCGGTTCCAAACACAAGGGGGAGTAATGACTGCAGAGACTGGAACCTATAGATGGATGGCACCTGAG GTTATTAATCATCAACCATATGATCAGAAAGCAGATGTGTTCAGTTTTGCCATTGTACTTTGGGAGCTGGTCACAGCCAAA GTTCCATATGATACAATGACTCCATTACAAGCTGCCTTGGGAGTTAGACAG GGTCTGAGACCTGAACTTCCTACTAACGCACACCCCAAACTGTTAGAATTAATGCAGAGATGTTGGGATGCAGTTCCTTCCAACCGGCCAGCTTTTTCTGACATAGCAGTAGAACTTGAGACCCTCGCACAAGAAGTCCAG GGTAATTCAGAAGCTGCAAATGGCACGTGA